Genomic DNA from Schistosoma haematobium chromosome 1, whole genome shotgun sequence:
CGTCGCTTAAATTTCCTCAGAGTTCGTGTACATTCTCGAAACGTTTTTTGTCAACAGCCCGTTGTcttcatgaatcaattatgtACCCCATTAACGACATAGTAGACGGGAGACTTATATTTAAAGGTCGAGATAAAGCGTTTTCTAACACTATATGCTCTAAATAATGCGACAATAACCTACACTTTAGGAAGTAGCTCTCCCAAATCTCACTTTAAAACATGAAAGCGATGAAAAAGACTGGGTTGCTATAAGAACGAAGGGCGGTGTTATTTCCATCCTGAGTTGAAACCTTTTAGAAGTAGTTTCATTGTTGTTTATATTCGTTCACAATACAGAGTTTAGTGTAGTTTCTACTTCAGTGTCGTATTTTAACTCACTTTTCTGTTCGAGATTATCACACTCATTTCTCACCCTCATCTTAAAAGAAGTTACAGGACACAAATAAACCCATCAGTGGCTTGGTGTTCGAAAAATCATGTACAATGGTCAAACCAAAATGTGATTCTTCTGGTTTAGCTATTAAAACAGGTGGTATCCGTTTTCAGAAGACAAAGGGTCAGCATATACTGAAAAATCCCCTCGTTATTACCACAATGGTGGAAAAGTCTGGTATCAAGTCCACAGACTCCTTGCTTGAAATTGGTTCTGGAACTGGTAACCTCACTGTCAAGTTGTTAGAAAAGGGAAGGAAAGTGTACGCATTCGAAATAGATCCAAGAATGGTTTCGGAATTGCAGAAACGTGTGCAAACCTCGTAAGTTCCTGTACATGATTCCTATAATCATGTGACAACCAGTAAACCGTTTAATAATTTCTGTCTTACGTGACTAGGCACTGGatgttattagtattattaattcGTCAACCAGTTATACATTCGTATATTTGACTTTGAACCCTGGCGTGTGTAGGCTGTCAATACTACCCGATTAACGTAAGTGGGGTGGGTTTCGAACCGGTGGCTTCCGCAGACCTGTAGGATCGACAGCTCTCACACTTAGGGTGTGACTCAAAGTCAAGTAGTTAGTGAAACTGTGAGTCCCCACTTGGACTTCCCTAATTTTATAGTAGTAATAAAACGTTCATGTGAATCTGCAAATGACCATACCAACTCTTAGGTGTCGGTGTAATAACTAATTATTAAATGTTTTGGTTACGAACTCTTACTAATATCCCTACCCTTGTGTCCATGTTTCAGTTGTCGGTTTTGTGGCTGTTGTGCAGTACATATAGAGGTTTTAGACAGTCAACTCTATACAGCAAGATTGGTCTCATGACAACACCATTACCTTTAATATATCACCATTTTCTTGAGGATGATGATTCACATTTGATGTTTGTGTTGAATACATATGAATACATGTAGTTTAGTCCCTCGGTTAACTCAACGTGTATATAGACCTGATGATGTAAGTTTCAACACTGAAGGTAACGATGTATCAAATAGTAGTCAAATTAACGTACCGTTATGGTGTGTTAGTTACTTGAGCTGTAACCAATAAAAGTTTACAGTTCCCAGGAGCTAGTTATATGAACTGTCATAACTATGGGCAAATACACATTTCTAGGCCACACCGTTACTCACACAGCATTGTTACTGGATATGAGCAGCCCTTCAAAGACAATGACGATCAAAATGGACGTTCTCAAAACAGAGGTCGTAAACACTAAAAGGAGTCGATTCTAAGTAGTTCATTTTGTTTCTAAATAGTTGTACCATAAGTCAGATTCAGTAACAGCTTCCGAAAGTAATCATTCAATGACTTAGTATCATTTGGACAGAACAGAGTTCTCAACTGAGATCTACAATTGAACGAGTCGAAAATTTAGATGTAAAAAAATTGTAAGGTACATGGGAACAGAACAAGAGAGGATGCTAAGGTGATATAAAACACATTTACAGTAAAATGTAGTTTGATTGATTAACGTACAAGGTAAGTCACTAGAATTCTCTTACTTAAGGATTCTCCGTATTTTTTTGATATACCGACCTCACTGTTTGACAGTTTTATGAGAACCACATAGGGAAACTGTGTTTCTTTGATACTTTACACTCAAAATTACATTTTTACAAACAGATTTGATCACAACCAGTACAGTAATTTAGAAAGAAACCGTTTCGGTTAACATTTCTTGTATGATCAGGTTACTTCTCTGTTTTGTTATAACTGATCAATGTTGACAAAAGCTTCACAAGTAGTAACAATGCAATTCTCATAttgcacagttttccatttatTTAAATCCAGATACTTAGACGATTTGGCTTTGTTGTTCACTACATTCTTCTCTAGTTCTGTTTGCTTTTACCTTATGCCTAATTTACGCATTCGCGAAGTCGCTTGAGGCGTCTATCCGAATCATCAATTATTTGCGTCAAAAACTGTATAAGTAATTACTCCTAAAACTATAAGCCGTCTAACCTATCATCCGTCTATTCAAAACAATCATTTGTAATATTAGTAACTATCAGTGTTAGGTTGATGCACTGTTACGCCTCATTTTTTAAACTCCACTGGATGTACGCATTGCAGAAACGTTTTAAGCCAGTGCTTTTCATGAAATATTTGTCAGACCACATCGAACCAAACTAGAAATTCTCGTTGGCGATGCAATCAAAGCAAAATCATGGCCTAAGTTCGATCTCTGTGTAGCGAACCTGCCGTATAAAATCTCCTCGCCATTCATCCAAAGACTGATTAGCGCAGGTCGTGGTTTTAGAGCAGCAGTTGTTATG
This window encodes:
- the DIMT1_1 gene encoding dimethyladenosine transferase, variant 2 (EggNog:ENOG410V43K~COG:A): MVKPKCDSSGLAIKTGGIRFQKTKGQHILKNPLVITTMVEKSGIKSTDSLLEIGSGTGNLTVKLLEKGRKVYAFEIDPRMVSELQKRVQTSPHRTKLEILVGDAIKAKSWPKFDLCVANLPYKISSPFIQRLISAGRGFRAAVVMLQKEFADRLTAKPGDKLYCRLSASAQFHFKIEQLMKVETCLSYFRPINYSHPTTLL
- the DIMT1_1 gene encoding dimethyladenosine transferase (EggNog:ENOG410V43K~COG:A), with the protein product MVKPKCDSSGLAIKTGGIRFQKTKGQHILKNPLVITTMVEKSGIKSTDSLLEIGSGTGNLTVKLLEKGRKVYAFEIDPRMVSELQKRVQTSWKLVFHTSGL